The following coding sequences lie in one Takifugu flavidus isolate HTHZ2018 chromosome 4, ASM371156v2, whole genome shotgun sequence genomic window:
- the hrh1 gene encoding histamine H1 receptor, producing the protein MESGPSPSAGPLRLSTRGSEANWSIVVHTASLKSNHTPTFPSHLHTGLLAVSLGLLSLVTVIMNMLVLYAVKKEKSLHTVGNLYIVSLSVADLIVGTTVMPLNLLYLLEEEWKLGRTICQFWLIMDYVASTASIFSLFILCLDRYRSVRQPLKYLKYRTWGRASAMIAGAWLLSMLWIIPILGWRLFTHVDLKPEEENKCDTDFRFVTWFKVVTAVFNFYMPSVLMLWFYRHIYLTVRQHLKDRGRIIHPTNSFEENENEHNAHTPVSEHKSSKKDCNVTRELSKEQHPTDPQTNPSSDGDKTKKVSSRSHRKIGVKGQQTSLLAIKERHRLVRKVKGCSLTPEEKPQTVMRSAGNHQSITDRPQAPLDDYHVSGPKLASGICDLTRVSDMQKKTCALSKIHTVPWTEEEEADPFKPAYAKSLRQTWQKFIGQSRHRVQSLKIHKEHKAAKQLGFIISAFFLCWIPYFITFMVMAFCRECVHHELHMFTIWLGYINSTLNPFIYPLCNGNFKRVFKKFLRIPCCKVEKRREPSRMTV; encoded by the coding sequence ATGGAGTCGGGTCCGTCTCCCTCCGCCGGGCCTCTTCGCCTCAGCACCAGGGGCAGTGAGGCTAACTGGAGCATCGTGGTACACACTGCCTCGCTGAAATCCAACCACACCCCGACCTTCCCTTCCCACCTTCACACCGGCCTTCTTGCCGTCTCTCTGGGGCTCCTGTCGCTCGTCACAGTGATAATGAACATGCTCGTTCTTTACGCcgtgaagaaagagaagagccTCCACACGGTCGGGAACCTCTACATCGTCAGTCTGTCTGTGGCAGACCTGATTGTTGGGACCACAGTCATGCCTCTCAACCTGTTGTATTTGTTGGAGGAAGAATGGAAGCTGGGCCGCACCATTTGCCAGTTCTGGCTGATTATGGACTACGTGGCTAGTACGGCCTCGATTTTCAGCTTGTTTATCCTGTGTTTGGACCGTTACCGCTCTGTCAGACAGCCACTCAAGTACCTGAAATATCGAACGTGGGGGAGAGCCAGCGCGATGATCGCGGGAGCCTGGCTGCTGTCCATGTTGTGGATCATACCTATATTAGGCTGGAGGTTGTTCACACACGTCGACCTGAAACCTGAAGAAGAGAACAAGTGCGACACAGATTTCCGCTTTGTTACCTGGTTTAAGGTCGTCACGGCCGTCTTCAACTTCTACATGCCCTCGGTTCTGATGCTGTGGTTTTACAGGCACATCTACTTGACGGTGAGGCAACATCTCAAAGACAGAGGGAGAATCATTCACCCCACCAATTCATTTGAGGAAAACGAGAATGAACACAACGCTCACACGCCTGTTAGCGAGCATAAATCATCCAAAAAAGATTGCAATGTTACGAGGGAACTCTCTAAGGAGCAACATCCAACTGACCCACAAACAAATCCGAGCAGCGATGGAGATAAAACCAAGAAAGTGTCATCCAGGTCTCACAGAAAAATTGGCGTAAAAGGTCAGCAAACGTCACTTCTTGCTATCAAAGAGAGACACAGACTGGTGCGGAAAGTCAAAGGCTGCTCCTTGACTCCTGAGGAGAAGCCGCAAACTGTAATGCGCTCAGCTGggaatcatcaatcaatcacaGACAGACCTCAGGCCCCTTTAGATGATTATCACGTCAGCGGGCCAAAGTTGGCCAGTGGCATCTGTGACCTCACTCGTGTGTCAGACATGCAGAAGAAGACTTGTGCGCTTTCCAAAATTCACACTGTGCCctggactgaggaggaggaagctgaccCTTTTAAGCCAGCTTATGCAAAGTCTCTGAGGCAGACTTGGCAAAAGTTTATTGGCCAATCGCGCCACCGCGTCCAAAGCCTCAAGATCCACAAAGAGCACAAGGCGGCCAAGCAGCTGGGCTTCATCATCTCGGCCTTCTTTTTGTGTTGGATACCCTACTTCATCACTTTCATGGTCATGGCGTTCTGCAGAGAGTGTGTGCACCATGAGCTTCACATGTTTACCATATGGCTTGGATACATCAATTCCACTCTCAACCCATTTATATACCCACTGTGCAACGGGAACTTCAAACGAGTGTTTAAAAAGTTTTTGAGGATTCCTTGTTGCAAGgtggagaaaaggagggaacCGTCTCGAATGACCGTCTGA
- the atg7 gene encoding ubiquitin-like modifier-activating enzyme ATG7, with translation MASDTNEASSSAADLKLQFAPFSSALEAGFWHQLTQKKLNDYRLDESPKCIKGYYYNGDPLGLPTRLTLEFSAFEVDGPTPAHCCPVTGTLFNTNTLDAFKTTDKKALLEKEAKEIWDAIQSGSAINDPSILCRFILLTFADLKKYHFYYWFCFPALCFPEGIKIVQPAAVLEQVFSAKQIAALQQAYDELCVKRGTTAVPYFLMKYTADTVQVAPLADWDAFVTDTKKVTIGVYDPCTLSQHPGWPLRNLLVLLANRWGSKLDIVEVLCFRDRTLQGNRSIQHSLIFHIKLPELPLNSACPKSVGWEKNSKGAMGPRMVNLSECMDPKRLAESSVDLNLKLMRWRLVPTLDLEKVVNTKCLLLGAGTLGCNVARTLMGWGVRHITFVDNAKISYSNPVRQPLYEFEDCLGGGKSKAMAAVERLSKIFPGVNAVGHNMSIPMPGHPVSFSQATLSQAQEDVEQLEKLISEHDVIFLLMDTRESRWLPTVIAASKRKLVVNAALGFDTFVVMRHGLKKPPATLSVSAGPDSSPSCSSASSSSSTPAGGAASFSGSSLFSNIPGHKLGCYFCNDVVAPGDSTRDRTLDQQCTVSRPGLAMIAGALAVEMMVSILQHSEGGYAVASSSDDRMNEPPTSLGLVPHQIRGFLSRFDNVLPASLAFDKCTACSATVLDHYEREGFSFLSKVFNSSHSFLEDLTGLTLLHQETQAAEIWDMSDDESI, from the exons ATGGCATCTGACACCAATGAGGCATCGTCCTCCGCTGCAGACCTGAAGCTGCAGTTTGCACCCTTCAGCAGTGCTCTGGAGGCAGGATTCTGGCATCAGCTTACGCAGAAGAAACTTAATGACTACAGACTGGATGAGAGCCCCAAGTGTATTAAAGGTTATTATTATAATG GTGATCCACTTGGTTTGCCCACTCGCCTGACATTAGAGTTTAGTGCTTTTGAAGT GGACGGTCCGACTCCAGCTCACTGCTGTCCAGTTACTGGAACACTTTTCAACACCAATACACTCGATGCCTTTAAGACTACCGATAAGAAGGCTCTGCTGGAGAAAGAAGCCAAAGAG ATATGGGATGCCATACAGTCTGGGAGTGCAATTAACGACCCCTCCATCCTCTGCAGATTTATCCTACTGACCTTTGCT GATTTGAAAAAATACCATTTCTACTACTGGTTCTGCTTCCCTGCACTTTGTTTCCCTGAAGGAATTAAGATTGTCCAACCTGCAGCTGTTCTTGAGCAAGTCTTCTCAGCAAAACAG attgcagctctgcagcaggcaTACGATGAACTGTGCGTGAAAAGAGGGACCACTGCTGTTCCATATTTCCTCATGAAGTACACAGCTGACACAGTGCAGGTGGCTCCGCTCGCAGACTGGGATGCATTCGTCACAGATACCAAGAAG GTCACCATAGGAGTCTATGATCCGTGTACTTTATCTCAACACCCAGGCTGGCCCCTGAGAAATCTCCTGGTCCTCTTAGCAAACCGATG gggttCAAAGTTAGACATAGTGGAGGTGCTATGTTTCAGGGACCGAACTCTGCAGGGGAACCGCTCCATTCAGCACAGTCTGATCTTTCACATCAAACTTCCAGAACTTCCACTCAACTCTG CATGTCCTAAAAGTGTTGGCTGGGAGAAGAACTCTAAGGGGGCCATGGGACCCAGGATGGTCAACCTGAGTGAATGCATGGATCCTAAGAG GCTTGCAGAGTCATCTGTGGACCTGAATCTGAAGTTAATGCGCTGGAGGCTGGTTCCCACTCTGGACCTGGAGAAGGTGGTCAACACAAAGTGTCTTCTCCTTGGGGCTGGAACGCTGGGCTGCAATGTAGCCAGGACGCTCATG GGCTGGGGAGTCAGACACATCACGTTCGTAGACAATGCAAAGATTTCATATTCCAACCCAGTTCGCCAGCCGCTCTACGAGTTTGAGGACTGTCTCGGAGGAGGGAAATCCAAAGCAATGGCAGCTGTTGAACGACTTAGCAAAATCTTTCCTGGCGTG AATGCTGTAGGACACAACATGAGCATCCCCATGCCTGGTCACCCGGTCAGTTTCTCTCAGGCTACGCTGTCGCAGGCACAGGAGGACgtagagcagctggagaagctcATCTCAGAGCACGATGTCATCTTCTTACTGATGGACACGCGAGAGAGCCGCTGGCTGCCCACAGTAATTGCTGCCAGCAAGAGGAAG CTTGTGGTAAATGCAGCTCTTGGCTTTGACACGTTTGTTGTGATGCGTCACGGCCTGAAGAAGCCCCCCGCGACTCTGAGCGTTTCTGCAGGCCCGGactcatctccttcctgttctTCCGCTTCGTCTTCATCGTCCACACCAGCTGGGGGGGCAGCTTCTTTTTCAGGATCGTCTCTCTTCTCCAACATTCCCGGACACAAGCTGGGATGTTACTTCTGTAATGATGTTGTGGCCCCAGGAGAT TCGACCAGGGATCGGACGCTAGATCAGCAGTGCACGGTCAGCAGACCAGGTCTGGCCATGATAGCGGGAGCGCTGGCTGTGGAGATGATGGTGTCCATCCTGCAGCATAGCGAAGG AGGCTACGCCGTGGCCAGCAGCAGTGATGACAGAATGAACGAACCACCCACCTCTCTCGGTCTGGTGCCGCATCAG ATTCGAGGCTTTCTTTCAAGGTTTGACAACGTCCTGCCAGCCAGCCTGGCCTTTGACAAATGCACCGCCTGCTCAGCCACT GTTTTGGACCACTATGAGAGAGAAGgcttcagcttcctgtccaaGGTCTTTAATTCTTCCCACTCCTTCCTGGAAGACCTGACAGGCCTGACGCTGTTGCATCAGGAGACACAGGCGGCGGAG